A region from the Miscanthus floridulus cultivar M001 unplaced genomic scaffold, ASM1932011v1 fs_191_1_2, whole genome shotgun sequence genome encodes:
- the LOC136530749 gene encoding uncharacterized protein, translated as MSWLARSLATSLNIPDDSGADDDPDATTTPSPSARIPPPPPPLPTHPLHSGAAEGVKEDLTELSKTLTRQFWGVANFLAPPPGETSPSPSPSPQSAEGQSADARTPPEIAGIRNDFAEIGGRFRSGISRISGHKAVSGFSRMASSFFAPDDDAENEWEEERRRHVRYEMEEEVEEGDEEWHQWEERVGLRVEDGDARHELEMERVSDEEDDELEELRARHEDDGELGEQRARHEEDGEPEELRVRHEEEEEVEEDWDVIGITEEVLAFATNIARHPETWLDFPLLPDDDEADGPFSYFDMSDAQQVHSLAIEHLAPRLAALRIELCPIHMSEECFWKIYFVLLHPRLNKHDAELLSTPQIVEARAMLMQRLQYQSKLETEQLGHHKDDLGVQLRGDTLKDATEAFPFMRREAASVMPITEIEIEKHPIQVTEVAVVDKSVIKEELPKDHTETSNVLQEAFDDDIDDWFDEEADLAGHPTIHIGDEEDVSFSDLEDDDVK; from the exons ATGTCATGGCTCGCCCGCTCTCTCGCCACGTCTCTCAACATCCCCGACGATTCAGGCGCCGACGATGACCCGGACGCCACCACCACCCCTTCCCCCTCCGCGCgcatcccgccgccgccgccgccgctccccactCACCCGCTGCATTCGGGCGCGGCGGAGGGCGTCAAGGAGGACCTCACCGAGCTCTCCAAAACCCTAACGCGCCAGTTCTGGGGCGTCGCCAACTTCCTCGCGCCACCGCCCGGGGAGACCTCGCCGTCGCCCTCACCCTCCCCTCAATCGGCGGAGGGTCAATCCGCCGATGCGAGGACACCGCCCGAGATCGCCGGGATCCGGAACGACTTCGCTGAGATCGGCGGGCGGTTCAGAAGCGGGATCTCCCGGATCTCAGGTCACAAGGCCGTGTCTGGGTTCTCTAGGATGGCCTCTAGTTTCTTCGCTCCTGATGACGACGCGGAGAACGAGTGGGAGGAAGAGCGGAGACGACATGTTAGGTATGAGATGGAAGAGGAGgtggaggaaggcgacgaggagtGGCATCAGTGGGAAGAGAGGGTAGGCCTTAGGGTGGAGGATGGCGACGCAAGGCATGAGttggagatggaaagagtaagcGACGAAGAAGATGACGAATTGGAGGAGCTGAGAGCAAGGCATGAGGATGATGGCGAATTGGGGGAGCAGAGAGCAAGGcatgaggaggatggcgaaccGGAGGAGCTGAGAGTAAggcatgaggaggaggaggaagtggAGGAGGACTGGGATGTGATTGGAATCACTGAGGAGGTGCTTGCATTTGCCACAAACATTGCCAGGCACCCGGAGACCTGGCTCGACTTCCCGCTGCTACCTGACGATGACGAGGCTGATGGACCATTCTCAT ATTTTGACATGTCTGATGCTCAACAAGTGCACTCCTTGGCTATTGAGCATCTTGCTCCCAGATTAGCAGCTCTGCGGATTGAACTATGCCCGATTCATATGAGTGAAGAATGTTTTTGGAAAATTTACTTTGTTCTTCTACATCCTAGACTGAACAAGCATGATGCTGAGCTTCTATCTACACCACAG ATTGTGGAAGCTAGAGCAATGCTTATGCAACGTTTGCAATACCAGTCAAAGCTTGAAACTGAGCAGCTAGGTCATCATAAGGATGATCTTGGAGTTCAGTTACGAGGGGACACCTTGAAAGATGCTACAGAAGCATTCCCATTCATGCGACGTGAAGCAGCTTCTGTTATGCCCATAACAGAAATTGAGATTGAGAAGCATCCTATCCAAGTAACTGAAGTTGCAGTTGTGGACAAATCGGTCATCAAAGAGGAGCTGCCCAAGGATCATACTGAGACCTCAAATGTTTTGCAAGAGGCCTTTGATGATGACATAGACGATTGGTTCGACGAGGAGGCCGATCTTGCTGGCCACCCAACTATCCACATAGGTGACGAGGAAGACGTGTCTTTTAGTGACTTGGAAGATGATGACGTGAAATGA